One stretch of Equus przewalskii isolate Varuska chromosome 9, EquPr2, whole genome shotgun sequence DNA includes these proteins:
- the ZNF575 gene encoding zinc finger protein 575 yields MLERDAESAAGDTDPRPAGKEPVTKRGAPHQGPPQTPSQSVPGPALSAGAPSRPRRRPPPQRPHRCPDCDKAFSYPSKLATHRLAHGGARPHPCPDCPKAFSYPSKLAAHRLTHSGARPHPCPHCPKAFGHRSKLAAHLWTHAPARPYPCPDCPKSFCYPSKLAAHRHTHHATDARPYPCPHCPKAFSFPSKLAAHRLCHDPPTAPGSQPAARHHCSSCGQAFGQKRLLLLHQRSHPAAESQGEPE; encoded by the exons ATGCTGGAGCGAGATGCAGAGTCCGCGGCCGGGGACACCGATCCTCGTCCCGCTGGTAAGGAACCAGTGACCAAGAGAGGAG CTCCCCACCAGGGCCCGCCGCAGACGCCCAGCCAGTCGGTTCCAGGGCCCGCTCTGTCCGCGGGGGCGCCTTCCCGACCCCGCCGGCGGCCCCCGCCCCAGCGCCCGCACCGCTGCCCCGACTGTGACAAGGCCTTCTCGTACCCGTCCAAGCTGGCCACGCACCGGCTGGCACACGGCGGCGCCCGCCCGCACCCGTGCCCCGACTGCCCCAAGGCCTTCTCCTACCCCTCCAAGCTGGCGGCCCACCGCCTCACGCACAGCGGCGCACGCCCGCACCCGTGTCCGCACTGCCCGAAGGCCTTCGGCCACCGCTCCAAGCTGGCGGCCCACCTCTGGACCCACGCGCCCGCCCGCCCCTACCCGTGCCCCGACTGCCCCAAGTCCTTCTGCTACCCCTCCAAGCTGGCGGCCCACCGCCACACGCACCATGCCACCGACGCCCGCCCCTACCCTTGCCCGCACTGCCCCAAGGCTTTTTCATTCCCTTCCAAACTGGCTGCCCATCGCCTCTGTCACGACCCCCCCACCGCGCCGGGCAGCCAGCCCGCGGCCCGGCATCACTGCTCCAGCTGCGGCCAGGCGTTTGGCCAAAAACGCCTCCTGCTCCTTCATCAACGCAGCCACCCCGCGGCTGAGAGCCAGGGGGAGCCAGAGTGa